CGCCGGGGATGGGGCCAAACCACTTTTCACCCAACCGGCGAACTTCGTCGGCGGTCACTTTTCCCGCCACCACAAGGATCGCATTGACGGGCAGATAGTGGGCGAAAAAAAAGCGTTTTACATCCTCCAGGGTGGCATTTTCGATATGGCTTAGCTCCTTGCCGATGGTCATCCACCGGTAGGGATGTACTTTGTACGCCATCTCCCGCATCTTCATCCAGGCGTCCCCGTAAGGCTTATTCAGGTAGTGCTCTTTAAACTCCTCGGAGACCACCTTACGCTGTACTTCCAGGCTGTCCGGGCTGAACGCCAGGCTCAGCATACGATCGCTTTCCAGCCAGAAGGCCGTTTCCAGGTTGTCCGCCGGCAGCTGCAGGTAATAGTTGGTCAGGTCGTTGGTGGTATAGGCATTATTTTCTCCACCCGCCCGTTGCAGGGGCTCGTCATAGTCCGGGATGTTCACCGACCCTCCAAACATCAGGTGTTCGAAAAGGTGGGCAAAACCCGTTTTGTCCGGGTTTTCATCCCTCGCCCCCACGTCGTAGAGGACATTCATCACGGCCATGGGCGTAGAAGCGTCTTCATGTACCAGAACCCGGAGTCCGTTGGACAAAACGAAGCGGCTGAAGTGGATCATAGTCCGCAAAGGTACGCTTCTCAGGAGATCTTCCGGATCTTTAAGGTGATCAATTGCGGCTGTCCGTCCCTGAATACGATCAGCCGGATCTTGTTCCCCGCATTCTGGAGAAGGTTTTTATAGACCTGGATATTGTGGGAGAAATTATTGTCCACGGCGAACAACTCGTCCCCCGACTGTATACCGGCCTGGGAAGCCGGGGAATTCTTTTGTACGTCGGTGATCATCACGCGTCCCTGGATAAAATAGATGCTCATGCCCGTGTAAGAGTAATCGAACAAGTCCTTATAGTGTCCGTTGGGAACGATGTAGATTTCCCGGAAGGGATAATTGATCACCAGGTTGAACCGCCTTAGGAGGTCGTTTCCCAACAATCCACCGAGACCGGGATAACCCGTGACGTTGTACTCATCGTCGAGGATATAGGTAGGGACCTGGTGAAATACATAGGGTCCCAGGTGAAGGGCTTTGATGACCGTCAGGGACATCAGCGCCTTTCCACCCAGCCCCTCGGCCTCGGTCAGAACGGGTTTGTGTTTCCGGTCCAGGATGGCGCTGTCGGCTGTAAAATTCTTGGACATCAGGAAGCAAAGCCCCGCACCGGTATCAAAATAGAAATGATCTTCGCACCGGTGGTCGTCCCGGATGGCCAGGGGTATGATGGGAAGCGTCGTGAAATCCGGACGGAGCGTCCAACCGCCCCTGGGATAACGGAACCTGCCGGGAGAATACACCTTCATCATGAGACTGTCATTGTCCACCTCCAGGATATACTGCCTCAGAAAGCTGTACCCGATGATCCCGTCGATCTGCACCCCGTACACCTCGGACAGGATCTCGTAGTCGTTGGTGTGGAAGTCCATGTTGTCCACGGTCAGGCCCGGCAGGTGGAGGGTTTGATGATAGACATACCGGACGGGTTTGATGCCGGCAATGCCTTTGACCGTTTTGTCCGACAAAATGGTTTTCAGGTGGTGCCGTTCCGCTGTCAGCGAATCCAGCGAGATGCCCCCGCTTCCGGTATCCATAATGAAATTGAGGGTATCCGGGAAGTCGTCGATGGTAGCCCGCACGACCATGATCCCCCCGCTAAACTGCTGGTAGGGAAACCGGGTGATGAATTTTGCCGGGGGGAATTCATCTTCTGTCCGGGATTGGGCCACGCACGGATCGACTGCAAGTATCGTCAATAGTGAGATGGAGCAACGGAGCAATAGCCTTGGCGACATAGCTCTAAAAGTTACATATTTTTTAACGCCGCTCAAAGGATTATTTCACGAATACCTGACTACCTTCAACGGTTGGCCGAAACACGTACCTTTACCCCGTAATTACATGCTATGCAGACAGCCGATTTGTACAAAAAAGCCTTGGACGGAGGCTTCCTCACCATAGACGAAGGCGAATACCTCTTTACACACGCGCCCCTGGCGGAGCTGATGACCGTGGCCGACACCATGCGCCGCGAGCGCGTTCCCCATGGGAAGGTCACCTGGATCATCGACCGCAACATGAACACGACCAATGTGTGCATCGCCAATTGCAAATTCTGCAATTTCTACCGCGTACCCGGTCATGCGGAGGCATACATCACCGATATCGAGACCTATAAGCGCAAGATCGAAGAAACGTTCCGCTATGGGGGCGAACAGCTCCTGCTCCAGGGCGGACACCACCCCGAACTCGGTCTGTCTTATTATACGGGTCTTTTCCGGGAACTGAAACAACTGTTTCCCCGGCTCAAGCTCCATACCCTCGGGCCCCCCGAAGTCGCTCACATCGCCAAGCTGGAGAAAATGCACCCCGCCGACGTCCTGAAGGCGCTGATCGCTGCCGGAATGGACAGCATGCCCGGACCGGGGGCGGAAATCCTGGTGGACCGTGTCCGGAGACTTATCTCCAAGGGCAAGTGCGGGTCCCAGGAATGGCTTGACATCATGCACGAGGCCCACAAGCTGGGGCTGACCACGACAGCCACGATGATGTT
This region of Dinghuibacter silviterrae genomic DNA includes:
- a CDS encoding M16 family metallopeptidase; this encodes MIHFSRFVLSNGLRVLVHEDASTPMAVMNVLYDVGARDENPDKTGFAHLFEHLMFGGSVNIPDYDEPLQRAGGENNAYTTNDLTNYYLQLPADNLETAFWLESDRMLSLAFSPDSLEVQRKVVSEEFKEHYLNKPYGDAWMKMREMAYKVHPYRWMTIGKELSHIENATLEDVKRFFFAHYLPVNAILVVAGKVTADEVRRLGEKWFGPIPGGTPYVREVPQEPIQREARRASVEAKVPLDAFYKSWHMPGRTSTRYHAVDLLTEVLGGGASSRLYQALVKEQKLFSNIECYHFGTMDPGLVTIEGKLVKGVSLETAEAAVEEVLAKVREDVVPARELEKVKNKTESMIAFEDMTVTNRAASLAFYELLGDAAQMNQELDKYRAVEAGALLEEARTVFTPENSNTLYYHAQ
- the mqnC gene encoding cyclic dehypoxanthinyl futalosine synthase — its product is MQTADLYKKALDGGFLTIDEGEYLFTHAPLAELMTVADTMRRERVPHGKVTWIIDRNMNTTNVCIANCKFCNFYRVPGHAEAYITDIETYKRKIEETFRYGGEQLLLQGGHHPELGLSYYTGLFRELKQLFPRLKLHTLGPPEVAHIAKLEKMHPADVLKALIAAGMDSMPGPGAEILVDRVRRLISKGKCGSQEWLDIMHEAHKLGLTTTATMMFGHVETVRERFEHLVKIRDVQARKPEGAKGFIAFIPWTFQDVDTLLARIRGVHNLTTSEEYIRMIAMSRIMLPNINNIQASWLTVGKETAQLCLHAGANDFGSIMIEENVVSAAGAPHRFTARGIQAAIREAGFEPQLRTQQYEARTMPEVMEEQVINY
- a CDS encoding aspartyl protease family protein; this translates as MSPRLLLRCSISLLTILAVDPCVAQSRTEDEFPPAKFITRFPYQQFSGGIMVVRATIDDFPDTLNFIMDTGSGGISLDSLTAERHHLKTILSDKTVKGIAGIKPVRYVYHQTLHLPGLTVDNMDFHTNDYEILSEVYGVQIDGIIGYSFLRQYILEVDNDSLMMKVYSPGRFRYPRGGWTLRPDFTTLPIIPLAIRDDHRCEDHFYFDTGAGLCFLMSKNFTADSAILDRKHKPVLTEAEGLGGKALMSLTVIKALHLGPYVFHQVPTYILDDEYNVTGYPGLGGLLGNDLLRRFNLVINYPFREIYIVPNGHYKDLFDYSYTGMSIYFIQGRVMITDVQKNSPASQAGIQSGDELFAVDNNFSHNIQVYKNLLQNAGNKIRLIVFRDGQPQLITLKIRKIS